One Pseudomonas lalucatii genomic window carries:
- a CDS encoding 50S ribosomal protein L25/general stress protein Ctc: MTEFALNAEVRSDLGKGASRRLRRNASLVPAVIYGGEKAPQSISLLAKDFAKLLENEAAFSHVLTLNVAGSNESVLIKALQRHPAKGFVLHADFQRVIAGQKLTAHVPLHFLNEETAVGVKKQGGEISHTLSEVEVSCLPKDLPEFIEVDLAKVELGQVVHLSDLSLPKGVELVALAHGNDLAVANIHASRVVKEEDESEGEAEGEGAAE, from the coding sequence ATGACTGAATTTGCCCTGAATGCCGAAGTGCGTTCCGACCTGGGGAAAGGTGCGAGCCGCCGCCTGCGTCGTAACGCCAGCCTGGTTCCTGCCGTGATCTACGGTGGCGAGAAAGCCCCGCAATCGATCAGCCTGCTGGCCAAGGATTTCGCCAAGCTGCTGGAAAACGAGGCTGCCTTCAGCCACGTGCTGACCCTGAACGTCGCCGGCAGCAACGAAAGCGTGCTGATCAAGGCCCTGCAGCGTCACCCGGCCAAGGGCTTCGTCCTGCACGCCGACTTCCAGCGCGTGATCGCCGGCCAGAAGCTGACCGCCCACGTCCCGCTGCACTTCCTCAACGAAGAAACCGCAGTCGGCGTCAAGAAGCAGGGCGGCGAAATCTCCCACACCCTGTCGGAAGTGGAAGTTTCCTGTCTGCCGAAGGACCTGCCGGAGTTCATCGAAGTCGACCTGGCCAAGGTTGAACTGGGCCAAGTCGTCCACCTGTCCGACCTGAGCCTGCCGAAGGGCGTCGAGTTGGTGGCCCTGGCTCACGGCAACGACCTGGCCGTGGCCAACATCCACGCCTCCCGCGTCGTGAAGGAAGAAGACGAGAGCGAAGGCGAAGCTGAAGGCGAAGGCGCTGCCGAGTAA
- the pth gene encoding aminoacyl-tRNA hydrolase, protein MTAVQLIVGLGNPGPEYDQTRHNAGALFVERLASSQGVNLSVDRKYFGLVGKFSHQGRDVRLLIPTTYMNRSGQAVAALAKFFRIAPEAILVAHDELDMPPGVAKLKLGGGHGGHNGLRDIIAQLGNQNNFYRLRLGIGHPGHSSMVSGYVLGRAPRSEQELLDTSIDFALGVLPQMLAGDWSKAMQQLHSQKA, encoded by the coding sequence ATGACTGCCGTACAACTGATCGTTGGCCTGGGTAATCCCGGCCCCGAATACGACCAGACCCGGCACAATGCAGGGGCCCTTTTCGTTGAGCGCCTGGCCAGCAGCCAGGGCGTCAACCTGAGCGTCGATCGCAAATATTTCGGCCTGGTGGGCAAGTTCAGTCACCAGGGCCGCGACGTTCGCCTGCTGATCCCCACCACCTACATGAACCGCAGCGGCCAGGCCGTGGCGGCACTGGCGAAGTTCTTCCGCATCGCGCCGGAAGCGATTCTGGTGGCTCACGACGAACTCGACATGCCCCCCGGCGTCGCCAAACTCAAACTGGGTGGCGGACACGGCGGGCACAACGGGCTGCGCGACATCATCGCCCAGCTCGGCAATCAGAATAACTTCTACCGCCTGCGGCTCGGCATCGGCCACCCGGGGCACAGCAGCATGGTCTCCGGCTACGTGCTCGGCCGCGCCCCGCGCAGCGAGCAGGAGCTGCTCGATACCAGCATCGATTTCGCCCTCGGCGTGCTGCCGCAAATGCTCGCCGGCGACTGGTCCAAGGCGATGCAACAGCTGCACAGCCAGAAAGCCTGA
- the ychF gene encoding redox-regulated ATPase YchF, whose amino-acid sequence MGFNCGIVGLPNVGKSTLFNALTKAGISAENFPFCTIEPNSGIVPMPDARLDALAAIVKPERVIPTTMEFVDIAGLVAGASKGEGLGNKFLANIRETDAIAHVVRCFQDDNVIHVANTVDPKRDIEIIELELIFADLDSCEKQLQKVQRNAKGGDKEAVAQKALLEKLIPHFSEGKPARTLLKTLGADEKQLVRGFHLLTSKPVMYIANVAEDGFDNNPLLDVVNAIAAEEGAIVVPVCNKIEAEIAELEDGEEKEMFLESLGLEEPGLNRVIRAGYKLLNLQTYFTAGVKEVRAWTVRIGATAPQAAAVIHTDFEKGFIRAEVIGYDDFIQYKGEAGAKEAGKWRLEGKEYIVKDGDVMHFRFNV is encoded by the coding sequence ATGGGATTCAACTGCGGCATCGTCGGCCTGCCCAACGTCGGCAAGTCCACCCTGTTCAATGCCCTGACCAAAGCCGGGATCAGCGCGGAGAACTTCCCCTTCTGCACCATCGAGCCGAACAGCGGCATCGTGCCCATGCCCGACGCCCGCCTGGACGCCCTGGCGGCCATCGTCAAGCCGGAGCGGGTGATCCCCACCACCATGGAGTTCGTCGACATCGCCGGCCTGGTCGCCGGCGCCTCCAAGGGTGAAGGCCTGGGCAACAAGTTCCTCGCCAACATCCGCGAGACCGACGCCATCGCCCACGTGGTGCGCTGCTTCCAGGACGACAACGTGATCCACGTGGCCAACACCGTCGACCCCAAGCGCGACATCGAGATCATCGAGCTGGAACTGATCTTCGCCGACCTCGACAGCTGCGAGAAGCAGCTGCAGAAGGTCCAGCGCAACGCCAAGGGCGGCGACAAGGAAGCCGTGGCGCAGAAGGCGCTGCTGGAGAAGCTGATCCCCCACTTCAGCGAAGGCAAGCCGGCCCGCACCCTGCTCAAGACCCTGGGCGCCGACGAGAAGCAGCTGGTCAGGGGCTTCCACCTGCTCACCAGCAAGCCGGTGATGTACATCGCCAACGTCGCCGAGGACGGCTTCGACAACAACCCGCTGCTCGACGTGGTCAACGCCATCGCCGCCGAGGAAGGCGCCATCGTCGTCCCTGTGTGCAACAAGATCGAGGCGGAGATCGCCGAACTGGAAGACGGCGAGGAGAAGGAGATGTTCCTCGAGTCCCTGGGCCTGGAAGAACCCGGGCTCAACCGCGTGATCCGCGCCGGCTACAAGCTGCTCAACCTGCAGACCTACTTCACCGCCGGGGTCAAGGAAGTGCGCGCCTGGACCGTACGCATCGGCGCCACCGCCCCGCAGGCCGCCGCCGTGATCCACACCGACTTCGAGAAGGGCTTCATCCGCGCCGAGGTCATCGGCTACGACGACTTCATCCAGTACAAGGGCGAAGCCGGTGCCAAGGAAGCCGGCAAGTGGCGCCTGGAAGGCAAGGAATACATCGTCAAGGATGGCGACGTCATGCACTTCCGCTTCAACGTCTAA
- a CDS encoding HigA family addiction module antitoxin encodes MAINGMRPVHPGEVLREEFLEPLGMTPTALARALHVSAPTINDIVRERRGITADTAIRLGRYFDTSAQFWMNLQTEYALATTYAEAGEEIEHEIEPLRVAS; translated from the coding sequence ATGGCAATCAACGGCATGCGCCCCGTTCACCCTGGTGAAGTGCTGCGCGAAGAGTTTTTGGAGCCACTGGGCATGACCCCGACGGCTCTGGCTCGCGCTCTGCATGTGTCGGCGCCGACCATCAATGACATTGTGCGGGAGCGTCGTGGCATCACCGCTGATACGGCTATCCGGCTGGGGCGGTACTTCGACACGTCCGCTCAGTTCTGGATGAACCTACAGACTGAGTATGCTCTGGCGACTACCTACGCCGAGGCTGGCGAAGAGATTGAGCATGAGATTGAGCCGCTGCGTGTAGCGAGCTAG
- a CDS encoding type II toxin-antitoxin system RelE/ParE family toxin, with product MILSFRCAETQALFESGSSRRWANVLNVATRKLTMLNAAVELRDLRSPPGNRLEQLHGDRAGQHSIRINDQWRICFVWTDSGPAQVEIVDYH from the coding sequence GTGATCCTGAGTTTCAGATGTGCAGAAACCCAGGCTCTGTTCGAGTCAGGGAGCTCCAGACGCTGGGCCAACGTTCTCAACGTGGCTACGCGGAAGCTGACGATGCTGAATGCGGCTGTTGAGCTGCGAGACCTGCGTTCTCCACCGGGTAACCGGCTTGAGCAGTTGCATGGGGATCGGGCTGGGCAACACAGCATCAGGATCAACGATCAATGGCGGATCTGCTTTGTCTGGACTGATTCTGGCCCCGCACAAGTAGAGATCGTCGACTACCACTGA
- a CDS encoding tyrosine-type recombinase/integrase, which yields MTVRKDGKTWTADFYENGRTGRRIRKKGFLTKAAAQRYESDFFATLNQTGRPLDDRLSDLVKVWYDLHGCSLKDEKYRLSRTLAVVERLGDPQASEFDSLAWARYRQQRLKEASPHTVNHEQRYLSAVFSELIRLGAWAGKNPLASIRQIKTDQIELSFLSLEQVRQLLDECRKSTNNHTYPVALICLATGARWEEAESLGRTAIFGGKVHFHRTKNRQSRSVPIPKAVEDIALKLGMPGSGRLFMSCRSAFRSAYERCGFRTPGQMTHILRHTFASHYMMAGGDILGLQRILGHSSITMTMRYAHLSPDHLESALRFSPLAQIGCVTG from the coding sequence ATGACGGTACGCAAGGACGGCAAGACCTGGACGGCCGATTTCTATGAGAATGGCCGCACGGGGCGCCGTATCCGCAAGAAGGGCTTTCTCACCAAGGCAGCCGCACAGCGCTATGAGTCTGACTTCTTCGCGACGCTGAACCAGACGGGCCGGCCGTTGGATGACCGCCTCTCCGATCTGGTAAAGGTCTGGTATGACCTGCATGGCTGCTCGCTCAAGGATGAGAAATACCGCCTCTCGCGGACCCTGGCAGTGGTGGAGCGCCTGGGCGATCCGCAGGCATCTGAGTTCGATTCGTTAGCGTGGGCCCGCTATCGCCAGCAGCGCTTGAAGGAAGCCTCACCGCACACCGTCAACCATGAACAACGCTATCTCTCGGCCGTGTTCTCCGAGCTGATCCGCCTTGGCGCCTGGGCGGGCAAGAATCCCCTCGCCAGCATCCGTCAGATCAAGACCGATCAGATCGAGCTGTCCTTTCTGAGCCTGGAGCAGGTTCGCCAGCTGCTCGATGAGTGCCGCAAGTCGACGAACAATCACACCTATCCGGTGGCGCTGATCTGCCTGGCCACGGGTGCCCGGTGGGAGGAGGCGGAAAGCCTGGGGCGGACGGCCATCTTCGGGGGCAAGGTGCACTTCCACCGGACGAAGAACCGCCAGTCGCGCTCGGTGCCGATCCCCAAGGCCGTCGAAGACATAGCCCTCAAGCTCGGCATGCCCGGCTCCGGTCGACTGTTCATGTCCTGCAGGTCGGCGTTTCGCAGCGCCTACGAGCGATGCGGTTTCCGCACGCCCGGCCAGATGACCCACATCCTGCGGCACACCTTCGCCAGTCACTACATGATGGCGGGCGGCGACATCCTCGGCCTGCAGCGCATCCTGGGCCATTCCTCCATCACCATGACCATGCGCTATGCGCACCTGTCGCCGGATCATCTGGAGTCGGCGCTTAGGTTTTCTCCACTGGCGCAGATTGGGTGCGTGACAGGTTGA
- a CDS encoding secretin N-terminal domain-containing protein yields the protein MSARKQHGVSPSVLAWLAAIFLLAQPVLAAERVELYDATLQDFVEWSADILDKPVVVGSDIRSAPISVFATYGNKAELERLLEDAVTSAGYHFSASGGSILISSQAIPESPDLRTRVFQLQHLQSDFAYQSIRDVLQSRNEQSEQSASGVMATPSPTSNAIIVTATTKQLDVIAQVLAEIDKPRRQVVITAVVAELADSDFEDLGLNVGLDSKRLDAAGVTLRSSDRSDLGFSLTFSGPTLSAFLQAVKVTGNNRILSTPQLLTLNREAASIVVGQNVPFITGQTTSGSTPASDPFQTIVRQDVGVSLEVTPFITPSGAIELQVNQSASSVSDDTSAADIITNTRRLSTRVQLPDGGGVLLGGLRSEQIDKSHSRVPFLSDIPVVGGLFRSTSSKLRATNLVVLLTASIHRAVDGVSVPDPVRELIPQAVEGARSGIGAAGDAARHTGRAGAR from the coding sequence ATGAGCGCACGCAAACAACACGGGGTCAGCCCCTCTGTCCTGGCCTGGCTGGCGGCCATCTTCCTGCTCGCACAGCCCGTACTGGCTGCCGAACGGGTCGAACTCTACGACGCCACCCTGCAGGACTTCGTCGAGTGGTCGGCCGACATCCTGGATAAGCCGGTGGTGGTCGGCTCCGATATCCGCTCGGCACCCATCAGCGTGTTCGCCACCTACGGCAACAAGGCCGAGCTGGAGCGCCTGCTGGAAGATGCCGTGACCAGTGCCGGCTATCATTTTTCGGCCAGCGGCGGCAGCATCCTGATCAGCTCGCAGGCGATTCCCGAGTCGCCCGACCTGCGCACCCGGGTCTTCCAACTCCAGCACCTGCAATCGGACTTCGCCTATCAGTCGATCCGCGACGTGCTGCAATCACGCAACGAGCAAAGCGAGCAATCCGCCAGCGGCGTCATGGCCACGCCGTCGCCCACCTCCAACGCGATCATCGTCACCGCCACCACAAAGCAGCTCGACGTGATCGCCCAGGTGCTCGCGGAAATCGATAAGCCGCGTCGGCAAGTGGTGATCACCGCCGTGGTCGCCGAACTGGCCGATTCTGACTTCGAAGACCTCGGCCTAAATGTCGGCCTCGACAGCAAGCGCCTCGATGCCGCCGGCGTCACCCTGCGCAGTTCCGACCGTTCCGACCTGGGTTTCTCCCTGACCTTCTCCGGGCCCACGCTCTCGGCCTTCCTCCAGGCCGTCAAGGTAACCGGCAACAACCGCATCCTCTCCACCCCGCAGCTGCTCACCCTCAACCGCGAGGCCGCTTCCATCGTCGTCGGCCAAAACGTGCCTTTCATCACCGGCCAGACCACCAGCGGTTCGACCCCAGCTTCCGATCCGTTCCAAACCATCGTGCGCCAGGATGTAGGCGTGTCCCTGGAAGTCACCCCCTTCATCACGCCATCCGGGGCCATCGAACTGCAGGTCAACCAGTCCGCCTCCAGCGTCTCGGACGACACCAGCGCCGCCGACATCATCACCAACACAAGGCGCCTCTCGACCCGCGTGCAGTTGCCCGATGGCGGGGGCGTGCTGCTCGGTGGGCTGCGCTCCGAACAGATCGACAAGTCGCACAGCCGGGTCCCGTTCCTGTCGGACATTCCGGTGGTGGGAGGCCTGTTCCGCTCGACCTCATCCAAGCTCCGCGCCACCAACTTGGTGGTGTTGCTGACCGCCTCGATCCACCGGGCGGTGGACGGAGTATCGGTGCCTGATCCAGTGCGAGAACTGATCCCCCAAGCGGTCGAGGGGGCGCGCAGCGGTATCGGCGCAGCCGGTGACGCTGCGCGCCACACGGGCCGCGCCGGGGCGCGCTGA
- a CDS encoding zonular occludens toxin domain-containing protein — MAVYIVTGKLGAGKTLLVVMRILAYLKQRRRVAVNIDVKMDKLCQRDNRYSRLVRLPDLPSADDLIGLGMGHDSYDEERFGGIFLDEAGVWLNSRDWNSGGRTDLLKFFLFLRKRRWDLWLCVQNVNVIDKQIRESIAEHVVYINRWDRMKLPFPFGLLLRVFTLGWLKGRLPKMHQAIVKYGPKFNSPKVDDWFYRGEEFYDFYDTTQEYNKDYDKGAYSMLPPGYWRRPLPPATRDGDFYMRTTKIFFKRFGVINGFFLGALSALCISVPVFASIALVNAPKVTTTAQAERQQTAGKLADEFRDLRIASYGRLSGQSFYVFRQADGARLNSEDLSVRDVVVKDRGPREALLVRGDDYLSIYR; from the coding sequence ATGGCCGTGTACATCGTCACCGGCAAGCTAGGTGCCGGCAAAACGCTACTCGTCGTTATGCGCATCCTCGCCTACCTCAAGCAGCGGCGCCGGGTGGCGGTGAACATCGACGTCAAGATGGACAAGCTGTGCCAGCGCGACAACCGTTATTCGCGTCTGGTGCGCTTGCCCGACCTGCCCTCGGCGGACGACCTGATCGGCCTGGGCATGGGCCACGACAGCTACGACGAAGAACGTTTCGGCGGCATCTTCCTCGACGAGGCCGGCGTCTGGCTGAACTCCCGCGACTGGAACAGCGGCGGCCGTACCGACCTGCTCAAGTTCTTCCTGTTCCTGCGCAAACGCCGCTGGGACCTGTGGCTGTGCGTGCAGAACGTCAACGTCATCGACAAGCAGATTCGCGAGTCGATTGCCGAGCATGTCGTCTACATCAACCGCTGGGACCGAATGAAGCTGCCGTTTCCCTTCGGCCTGCTGCTGCGGGTGTTCACCCTCGGCTGGCTCAAGGGCCGGCTGCCGAAGATGCACCAAGCCATCGTCAAGTACGGCCCCAAGTTCAACTCACCCAAGGTCGACGACTGGTTCTACCGCGGCGAAGAGTTCTACGACTTCTACGACACCACCCAGGAATACAACAAGGACTACGACAAGGGCGCCTACTCGATGCTGCCGCCCGGCTACTGGCGTCGGCCCTTGCCGCCCGCTACGCGCGATGGGGACTTCTACATGCGCACCACCAAGATCTTCTTCAAGCGCTTCGGCGTCATCAATGGCTTCTTCCTCGGCGCCCTGAGTGCTCTATGCATCAGCGTCCCGGTGTTCGCCAGCATCGCCCTGGTCAACGCCCCCAAGGTCACCACGACCGCCCAGGCCGAACGCCAACAGACCGCCGGCAAGCTGGCCGACGAGTTCCGCGACCTGCGTATCGCCAGCTACGGGCGCCTGTCCGGGCAAAGCTTCTACGTGTTCCGCCAGGCCGATGGCGCCCGGCTCAACAGCGAAGACCTCAGCGTCCGCGATGTGGTGGTGAAGGACCGCGGCCCCCGCGAAGCCCTGTTGGTGCGGGGCGACGACTACCTCTCGATCTACAGGTGA
- the pflM gene encoding lysogeny maintenance protein PflM, whose translation MRLEHSADCACSVCWSKAEMARPDPCPSTPCALCRRASALPMRAIKMGFVAGAWKVLLSDWAVTPAYICEKHTPPLQPPKYWRVVQDSGPPIPSLPPVDLFYDF comes from the coding sequence ATGCGACTCGAACACTCCGCGGACTGCGCCTGCTCTGTCTGCTGGTCCAAGGCCGAAATGGCCAGGCCCGATCCTTGCCCATCCACACCATGCGCCCTGTGCCGCCGCGCCTCTGCGCTGCCGATGCGCGCCATCAAGATGGGCTTCGTAGCTGGTGCCTGGAAAGTCCTGCTCTCGGACTGGGCAGTGACACCGGCCTATATCTGCGAGAAACACACGCCACCGCTCCAGCCCCCGAAGTACTGGCGCGTTGTGCAGGACAGCGGCCCACCCATTCCATCGCTGCCGCCAGTGGATCTCTTCTATGACTTCTGA
- a CDS encoding DNA-binding protein: MEQSGVVGFNAQGNAERITDFRDSPFCSQLVFAEMLGIEDVTQDVVRGWVESQAIPTVKIGRRRVINLHRIRRDLEKGKTIFCAGDYADE, encoded by the coding sequence ATGGAACAGTCTGGAGTAGTGGGGTTCAACGCACAGGGAAACGCAGAGCGCATCACCGACTTTCGTGATTCGCCTTTTTGCTCCCAGCTGGTTTTCGCCGAAATGCTCGGCATTGAAGACGTCACCCAGGACGTGGTGCGTGGCTGGGTGGAGTCGCAAGCCATCCCCACCGTGAAGATCGGCCGCCGCCGCGTGATCAACCTGCACCGCATCCGCCGCGACCTGGAGAAGGGCAAAACCATCTTCTGCGCCGGGGATTACGCAGATGAGTAG
- a CDS encoding DNA-binding protein: MSEGISDRGLLLLERASLKELAESGGTEYVRWQNIKRGKARIGANEIEILGRVFPRYRWWLITGEVMPENDQTSPDYDEANRNLIGRNAG; this comes from the coding sequence ATGAGCGAAGGCATTTCTGATAGAGGACTTCTACTTCTCGAACGCGCAAGCTTGAAAGAGCTGGCGGAAAGCGGGGGGACGGAATACGTCCGCTGGCAAAACATCAAACGGGGCAAAGCAAGGATAGGAGCCAACGAGATCGAGATTCTCGGCCGTGTATTCCCACGCTATCGGTGGTGGCTGATTACAGGCGAGGTCATGCCAGAGAATGACCAAACAAGCCCGGACTACGACGAGGCCAACCGAAACTTGATCGGTCGAAACGCGGGATAG
- a CDS encoding SOS response-associated peptidase: MCGRYVSPDESAMERYWHIGARNSGRWVQRIYNVAPTMTVPIVLNNEDGSPEVVPARWGLIPGWWKKPSLPTLTFNACSEEAAEKPMWRHSYRTKRCLMPAQGWYEWNAQQQALSPSGRKVKQPYYIHAPDDSMLAFAALWSTWQGPDDRQVLSCALLTTEAAPTIHAIHNRMPVVLAPEQFDLWLSDNLSAEQVGEAVAQARIDLIAHPVSTEVNNTRNDYPELVQSLSAGPAH, encoded by the coding sequence ATGTGCGGTCGATACGTCAGCCCCGATGAATCAGCCATGGAGCGCTATTGGCATATCGGCGCGCGCAACTCCGGGCGGTGGGTTCAGCGTATCTACAATGTAGCCCCGACCATGACGGTACCCATCGTCCTGAACAATGAAGACGGATCGCCCGAGGTCGTGCCGGCTCGCTGGGGGCTGATTCCGGGGTGGTGGAAGAAGCCCAGCCTGCCGACCCTGACCTTCAATGCCTGCAGTGAAGAAGCGGCCGAAAAGCCCATGTGGCGGCACAGCTACCGCACTAAGCGCTGCCTGATGCCTGCCCAGGGCTGGTACGAGTGGAACGCTCAACAGCAGGCACTCAGCCCGAGCGGACGCAAGGTAAAGCAGCCGTACTACATCCATGCCCCTGATGACTCGATGCTGGCCTTCGCCGCGCTGTGGTCCACCTGGCAGGGGCCGGATGATCGACAAGTCCTGTCTTGCGCGCTGCTCACCACCGAAGCGGCACCGACCATCCACGCCATCCACAACCGCATGCCCGTTGTCCTGGCCCCGGAACAGTTCGACCTGTGGCTGTCGGACAATCTATCGGCTGAACAAGTTGGCGAAGCGGTGGCCCAGGCTCGGATTGACCTTATCGCCCACCCGGTCAGCACAGAGGTCAACAACACCCGCAATGACTACCCCGAACTGGTGCAGAGCCTGTCTGCCGGCCCTGCCCATTAA
- a CDS encoding MBL fold metallo-hydrolase, which yields MSVTNNQSGTNVHEVADGIYRINTPLVIPGAGGFSFNQYLIVDDEPLLFHTGPRKMFPLVREAVASILPVERLRYIAFSHVESDECGSLNEWLAAAPQSVPLCGTIAAMVSIEDLADRRPRAMADGERLELGARVVRWFDAPHLPHAWECGFIAEERTGTLFCGDLFTQGGCDLPPVTELDILGPSEAYRHELDYFSHTRNARALLEHLASAQPTTLACMHGSAWKGDGAALLRALADSLTQ from the coding sequence ATGAGCGTTACCAACAACCAGTCGGGCACCAATGTGCATGAGGTGGCCGACGGCATCTATCGCATCAACACGCCGCTGGTGATCCCGGGCGCCGGCGGCTTCTCGTTCAACCAGTACCTGATCGTCGACGACGAGCCCCTGCTGTTCCACACCGGCCCGCGCAAGATGTTTCCCCTGGTACGCGAGGCCGTCGCCAGCATCCTGCCGGTCGAGCGCCTGCGCTATATCGCCTTCTCCCATGTGGAGTCGGACGAATGCGGTTCGCTCAACGAGTGGCTGGCTGCCGCGCCGCAGTCCGTGCCCCTGTGCGGGACGATCGCCGCCATGGTGTCGATCGAGGACCTGGCCGACCGCCGACCGCGGGCCATGGCCGACGGCGAGCGCCTCGAACTGGGCGCACGTGTGGTGCGCTGGTTCGATGCCCCGCACCTGCCCCACGCCTGGGAATGCGGCTTTATCGCCGAGGAGCGCACCGGCACGCTGTTCTGCGGCGACCTGTTCACCCAGGGCGGCTGTGATCTCCCGCCCGTCACGGAGTTGGACATCCTGGGGCCCAGCGAGGCCTACCGGCATGAACTGGACTACTTCTCGCACACCCGCAACGCCCGTGCCTTGCTCGAACACCTGGCGAGCGCCCAGCCCACCACCCTGGCCTGCATGCACGGCAGCGCCTGGAAGGGCGATGGCGCGGCGCTGCTGCGGGCCCTGGCCGATTCGCTGACTCAATAG
- a CDS encoding panthothenate synthetase, producing MKMLLSVEFPHEPFNALVRNGTCGEVIARILATIKPEAAYFTEQDGTRAGVFVIEVPEPSAVPAIAEPFFLNFQANCKFRIVMSPDDLQRAGLAALGRQWG from the coding sequence ATGAAAATGTTGCTCTCGGTGGAGTTCCCCCATGAGCCGTTCAATGCGCTCGTCAGAAACGGCACCTGTGGCGAGGTCATCGCCCGCATCCTCGCCACCATCAAGCCGGAGGCCGCCTACTTCACCGAGCAGGACGGCACCCGGGCCGGCGTCTTCGTGATCGAGGTGCCGGAGCCCTCGGCGGTGCCGGCTATTGCGGAACCGTTCTTCCTCAACTTCCAGGCCAACTGCAAGTTCCGCATCGTCATGAGCCCGGATGACCTGCAGCGTGCGGGACTGGCGGCGCTCGGCCGGCAGTGGGGATGA
- a CDS encoding methyltransferase domain-containing protein — MLDVACATGVLACAAAARVGASGRMVGRDPNEDMLAVTRCKQAAVEFGMPALIVSATWAA, encoded by the coding sequence GTGCTGGATGTTGCCTGCGCCACCGGCGTGCTGGCCTGCGCTGCCGCGGCCCGGGTCGGGGCGTCGGGGCGCATGGTGGGCCGCGATCCGAACGAGGACATGCTGGCCGTGACCCGGTGCAAGCAGGCGGCCGTCGAGTTCGGCATGCCGGCGCTGATCGTCTCCGCCACCTGGGCGGCATGA
- a CDS encoding DMT family transporter: MSGSRGMAVLGLLLAVLCWSGNALVARAFSDEIPPFALSFWRWTLALALLLPFAALPLWRHRSALCQAGWRLLVLGGLGIAAYNSLLYSAAQTTVAINITLVNTCLPLMTFIGAGLLLGEWPAPRAWWGMGLAAIGLLVLIGQGSLATLAALSFNPGDLIMLLAVVDWALYSLLLRRWARYLLPIPPLALLGALMLLGLPLILPFYLYELAQGGRFTATPGTLGAIGYTAVFASLLAYLAWNHGVRVLGAAKAALSNYLMPVFTAVLGWLLLGEGLQAYHWLGGGLIFGGLLLGTQLAPKR; the protein is encoded by the coding sequence ATGAGCGGTTCACGTGGCATGGCCGTGCTGGGCTTGTTGCTGGCGGTGCTCTGCTGGTCGGGCAATGCCCTGGTGGCGCGCGCTTTCAGCGACGAGATTCCGCCCTTCGCCCTGTCATTCTGGCGCTGGACCCTGGCCCTGGCCCTGTTGCTGCCCTTCGCGGCGCTGCCGCTGTGGCGCCATCGCTCGGCCCTGTGCCAGGCCGGCTGGCGCCTGCTGGTGCTCGGCGGCCTGGGCATCGCCGCCTACAATTCGCTGCTGTACAGCGCGGCGCAGACCACCGTGGCGATCAACATCACCCTGGTCAACACCTGCCTGCCGCTGATGACCTTCATCGGCGCCGGCCTGCTGCTCGGCGAGTGGCCGGCGCCGCGCGCCTGGTGGGGCATGGGCCTGGCGGCGATCGGCCTGTTGGTGCTGATTGGCCAGGGGAGCCTGGCGACCCTGGCCGCGCTGTCGTTCAACCCGGGCGACCTGATCATGCTGCTGGCGGTGGTCGACTGGGCGCTGTACTCCCTGCTGCTGCGGCGCTGGGCCCGCTATCTGCTGCCGATCCCTCCGCTGGCGCTGCTCGGCGCCCTGATGCTGCTGGGCCTGCCGCTGATCCTGCCGTTCTACCTCTACGAGCTGGCCCAGGGTGGACGCTTCACGGCCACCCCTGGCACCCTCGGCGCCATCGGCTACACGGCGGTGTTCGCCTCGTTGCTCGCCTATCTGGCCTGGAACCACGGGGTGCGGGTGCTCGGTGCGGCCAAGGCGGCGCTGTCCAACTACCTGATGCCGGTGTTCACCGCCGTGCTCGGCTGGTTGCTGTTGGGTGAAGGCCTGCAGGCCTATCACTGGCTGGGTGGCGGGCTGATCTTCGGCGGCCTGCTGCTGGGCACGCAGCTGGCGCCCAAGCGCTGA